GTAGGCTTTCACGACCTCTCCCGAAGGGTCGCTCAGCAGCAGGTGTGTCAGACGATGTTTTTCCGCGAACCTTCGATGACTTTCGACACTATCTCTGCTGATGCCCAGCGCCACCGCGCCGTATTTCTCAAACTCGCTTAAGCTGTCGCGGATAAGACAGTTCTCCCTCGTGCATCCCGGCGAACCATCCTTCGGATAAAAGAAAAGCACGACGTTCCTCCCGCGAAAACTGGAAAGCCTCACCTTTTCACCGCTCTGCGACATCAACT
Above is a window of Aigarchaeota archaeon DNA encoding:
- a CDS encoding peroxiredoxin, which gives rise to MGCICGWFLSWTGECGVMVSEGVAAPDFELMSQSGEKVRLSSFRGRNVVLFFYPKDGSPGCTRENCLIRDSLSEFEKYGAVALGISRDSVESHRRFAEKHRLTHLLLSDPSGEVVKAY